Proteins from a genomic interval of Stigmatella erecta:
- a CDS encoding type I polyketide synthase, which yields MTSFAEKIAQYSPKRLALLAMELKSRLDAVEGTRSEPIAIIGMGCRFPGGGNDPESYWNLLCNGVDAVTEVPSSRWTREDMARMDPEALEKLGARWGAFINKVDQFDADFFGISPHEAHRMDPQQRILLEVAWEALERAGQDMTQLAGSRTGVFVGLYSDDYALLQMGNPSARDSSSVTGALNCVVPGRLSYLLDLQGPCLAVDTACSSSLVALHLASQSLRNQECSMALACGVNLILSPLSSSRVSRAQALAPDGRCKTFDARANGFVRGEGCGVVVLKRLSDAIAAGDPILALVRGSAVNQDGKSAGLTAPNVLAQQALIRQALQSAGLEPSEVDCIEAHGTGTSLGDPIEMEALHEVYGSGRSAQQALVVGAAKTNIGHLESAAGIAGIIKMVLSMQHQAVPPVAHFQRLNPRIDFGGESLTIPTALHPWPAREERKRRGAVSSFGISGTNAHVILEEPPSVQAAPVTHAPGAHLLPLSARSPSALQELAQKYAEYLVSSPEAPLREVCYTAALRRTHHEYRLAIAGESPAAVAEKLREFAAGGPAPAVKGAAGQRKVVFVFPGQGSQWLGMGRQLLEQEPAFREAIERIDEAMRPHVTWRLLDVLRAPSEASRFNEIDVVQPVLFAMAVALSALWRSWGIEPDAVVGHSMGEVAAAHVAGALSLEDAAAVICLRSRLLKRISGQGAMLAAELSLAEARKALAGREDRVAIAVNNSPTSTVLSGDAAALEEIRASLEARNVFCRWVKVDVASHSPQVDPLRADLLSVLSAVRPRPASVPIVSTVTGAPCDGSGYDAAYWVRNLRDPVLFSTAVLGLVQGGHTVFMEMSPHPILLPAVERCMQHAGREGVTIPSLRREEAERAVMLESFGALYRAAYPVEWKRLFPESGRMVPLPTYPWQHKRFWIDVAASAVLPAAEHVTSLRGRPVSVAHGVEGQIFELELSSTSLPWLGAHRLGGVAVVPASALVEVGLSAAAEALGAGAREISDVEFERALVLTETERRLVQVHLSPASGGQHVFHIHSRAAGGAPSEAGWVRHCKGQLRAVGAPSGVPEAVDTVRSRCGQQVLGPAVYEELERCNVQYEAPLRTLSEVWRRPGEALGLLELGPELVQESARYQLHPAFLDAGLQTLAIALAAEQGEAALFMPLSIESLECVPGRADIKWAHVSIAPATRPEDRVGMLELLDGEGRRVATARGVRLRRVAAERLLEVLGEARSQDWFHDVTWEPRPVGAAQPGHADWLVFLDRGGWGTALVEEIGRQGHPCVTVTAGETFQRLDARRFAVNPKRPEDMERLLRELPALPAGHEGRAVYLWGLDAVLDEQTGTPESSVAALHLVKALMGSPGRARLWVVTRGAQVTGVGAERVSLAQAPLWGMGRSVSLEQPGVWGGLIDLDPGGAPGEPAEVLRELSAFGGDGEDQLALREKRPLVPRITRARVNAPAEPLRLRPDAAYLVTGGLGGLGLKVAKWLVERGARHLVLLGRSGASGAGDAASARRREGLESLRALGASVTTLAADVADREKMAALLRETAATLPPLRGVIHAAALLTESRLEDLDLAAMTAMMRPKVLGTWVLHELTREFELDFFVMFSSTSTLWGASGLAHYAAGNQFLEALAHHRRAMGLPAATIHWGTWDEIGGERADSERGFARFGLNPMSSERALEAMGQVLRAGVSHKTVASVNWTVLKPIWEARRSRPFLRNVGESSPMLGAASSRARLLTELKALPPARRFDTLVQRIQSEVGRILGFSSTELPSTERGFFQMGMTSQMSVELRNALQRGLEKELPASVAFDHPTVIALAKRLASSVTAVEIPLPTVAVAQEPRPQAAQAEVGGLAERLSQVTELSDEEVERLIAQKLS from the coding sequence ATGACGAGTTTCGCCGAGAAGATCGCGCAGTATTCCCCCAAACGGCTCGCGCTCCTTGCGATGGAGCTCAAGTCCCGGCTCGATGCGGTGGAGGGGACACGTTCGGAGCCAATAGCGATCATCGGGATGGGGTGTCGCTTCCCCGGTGGGGGAAATGATCCAGAGTCGTACTGGAACCTCCTGTGCAACGGTGTGGATGCCGTCACCGAGGTGCCTTCCTCGCGGTGGACCCGTGAGGACATGGCGCGGATGGACCCCGAGGCCCTGGAGAAGCTGGGGGCGCGGTGGGGGGCTTTCATCAACAAGGTGGACCAGTTCGACGCGGACTTCTTCGGGATCTCGCCGCACGAGGCGCACCGGATGGATCCGCAGCAGCGCATCCTGCTCGAGGTGGCATGGGAGGCGCTGGAGCGCGCTGGGCAGGACATGACGCAGCTCGCGGGCAGCCGCACGGGCGTGTTCGTGGGGCTGTACAGCGACGACTACGCGTTGCTGCAGATGGGCAATCCCTCCGCCCGGGATTCGAGCAGCGTGACGGGGGCACTCAACTGTGTGGTGCCGGGGCGCCTGTCCTACCTCCTGGACCTCCAAGGGCCCTGCCTGGCGGTGGACACCGCGTGCTCCTCGTCACTGGTGGCGCTGCACCTGGCGTCCCAGAGCCTCCGCAACCAGGAGTGCTCGATGGCGCTGGCGTGCGGGGTCAACCTCATCCTCTCGCCGCTCTCGTCGAGCAGGGTTTCGCGGGCGCAGGCGCTCGCGCCGGATGGGCGGTGCAAGACCTTCGATGCGCGCGCCAATGGCTTCGTGCGTGGCGAGGGCTGCGGCGTCGTCGTGCTCAAGCGCCTGTCCGACGCGATCGCAGCGGGGGATCCCATCCTGGCGCTCGTGCGGGGCTCGGCCGTCAATCAGGACGGGAAGTCAGCGGGGCTGACCGCGCCCAACGTGCTCGCCCAGCAAGCGCTCATCCGTCAGGCGCTGCAGAGCGCGGGCCTCGAGCCTTCCGAGGTCGACTGTATCGAGGCGCATGGGACTGGGACTTCGCTGGGAGACCCCATTGAGATGGAGGCGCTCCATGAGGTCTACGGCAGCGGACGTTCCGCCCAGCAAGCGCTGGTCGTGGGCGCGGCGAAGACCAACATCGGCCACCTTGAGTCCGCAGCGGGAATCGCGGGCATCATCAAGATGGTCCTTTCCATGCAGCACCAGGCCGTCCCCCCGGTCGCGCATTTCCAGCGGCTCAACCCGCGGATCGATTTTGGCGGTGAGTCCCTCACCATCCCGACGGCACTCCATCCCTGGCCAGCGCGGGAGGAGCGGAAGCGCCGTGGCGCGGTCAGCTCGTTTGGGATCAGCGGGACGAACGCGCATGTGATTCTTGAGGAGCCGCCTTCGGTTCAGGCGGCGCCGGTCACCCACGCGCCGGGTGCGCACCTGCTGCCGCTGTCGGCACGCTCGCCCTCCGCGCTTCAGGAACTGGCCCAGAAGTACGCGGAGTACCTCGTGTCGTCGCCGGAAGCGCCGCTCCGGGAGGTGTGCTACACGGCGGCGCTGCGTCGGACGCACCATGAGTACCGCCTGGCTATCGCGGGCGAGTCCCCGGCCGCCGTTGCCGAGAAGCTCCGGGAATTCGCCGCCGGAGGGCCTGCTCCGGCCGTGAAGGGCGCGGCCGGGCAGCGCAAGGTGGTCTTTGTATTCCCGGGTCAGGGCTCGCAGTGGCTCGGCATGGGACGGCAGCTCCTTGAGCAGGAGCCGGCCTTCCGTGAAGCCATCGAGCGCATCGATGAGGCCATGCGGCCCCACGTGACGTGGCGGCTGCTCGACGTGCTCCGGGCGCCGTCCGAGGCGTCGCGGTTCAATGAGATCGATGTCGTGCAGCCGGTCCTGTTCGCCATGGCCGTGGCGCTCTCGGCGCTCTGGCGCTCATGGGGCATTGAGCCCGACGCGGTGGTGGGCCACAGCATGGGCGAGGTGGCTGCGGCGCACGTGGCCGGTGCGCTCAGCCTGGAGGATGCGGCGGCTGTCATCTGCCTCAGGAGCCGGCTGCTCAAGCGCATCAGCGGCCAGGGCGCGATGTTGGCGGCGGAGCTGTCCCTGGCGGAGGCGCGGAAGGCCCTCGCGGGGCGCGAGGATCGCGTCGCGATCGCGGTGAACAACAGTCCGACCTCGACGGTGCTGTCCGGAGATGCCGCGGCGCTCGAGGAGATCCGCGCCTCGCTCGAGGCTCGCAATGTGTTCTGCCGTTGGGTGAAGGTCGACGTGGCCTCGCACAGCCCGCAGGTCGACCCACTGCGTGCGGACCTGCTGTCCGTGCTCTCGGCGGTGCGGCCGCGGCCTGCCTCCGTGCCCATCGTCTCGACCGTGACCGGCGCTCCCTGTGACGGTTCCGGCTACGATGCCGCGTACTGGGTTCGCAACCTGCGTGATCCGGTGCTCTTCTCCACGGCCGTGCTCGGGCTGGTCCAGGGCGGGCACACGGTCTTCATGGAGATGAGCCCACACCCGATCCTGTTGCCCGCCGTCGAGCGGTGCATGCAGCACGCGGGCCGCGAGGGCGTGACGATTCCTTCCCTGCGGCGCGAGGAGGCAGAGCGGGCAGTGATGCTGGAGTCCTTCGGCGCTCTGTACCGCGCGGCTTACCCCGTGGAATGGAAGCGGCTCTTCCCGGAGAGCGGGCGGATGGTCCCGCTGCCGACGTATCCCTGGCAGCACAAGCGGTTCTGGATCGATGTGGCGGCATCGGCCGTTCTCCCGGCCGCCGAGCACGTGACGTCCCTGCGAGGCCGTCCGGTGAGCGTCGCGCACGGCGTCGAAGGTCAGATCTTCGAGCTGGAGCTGAGCAGCACCTCGCTGCCATGGCTCGGCGCGCACCGGCTGGGGGGCGTTGCCGTCGTCCCGGCCTCGGCTTTGGTCGAAGTCGGGCTGAGCGCGGCGGCCGAGGCGCTGGGAGCGGGGGCGCGTGAGATTTCGGATGTGGAGTTCGAGCGCGCGCTGGTGTTGACAGAGACAGAGCGGCGCCTCGTGCAGGTGCACCTCTCTCCGGCCTCTGGTGGGCAGCACGTGTTCCACATCCACAGCCGCGCGGCGGGCGGAGCGCCGTCCGAAGCGGGCTGGGTGCGGCACTGCAAGGGCCAGCTCCGGGCTGTGGGCGCGCCTTCGGGAGTCCCTGAGGCTGTCGACACGGTGCGCTCGCGCTGCGGGCAGCAAGTGCTGGGTCCGGCTGTTTACGAGGAACTTGAGCGTTGCAACGTCCAGTACGAGGCTCCGCTGCGGACGCTCAGCGAGGTCTGGAGGCGGCCAGGTGAGGCGCTCGGACTCCTGGAACTCGGACCTGAGCTGGTTCAGGAGTCGGCGCGCTACCAGCTCCACCCGGCGTTTTTGGATGCGGGGCTTCAGACCCTGGCGATCGCGCTTGCTGCAGAACAGGGAGAGGCTGCGCTGTTCATGCCTCTGAGCATCGAGTCGCTCGAGTGCGTTCCAGGCCGTGCCGACATCAAGTGGGCCCATGTGTCCATCGCTCCCGCGACCCGTCCAGAGGACCGGGTGGGCATGCTGGAGTTGCTGGATGGAGAGGGCCGCCGGGTGGCCACGGCGCGCGGTGTGCGGCTGCGGCGCGTGGCGGCCGAGCGGCTCCTCGAGGTGCTGGGCGAGGCCCGTTCGCAGGATTGGTTCCATGACGTGACGTGGGAGCCCAGGCCCGTGGGTGCGGCCCAGCCGGGGCATGCGGACTGGCTTGTGTTTCTCGATCGGGGCGGGTGGGGGACAGCGCTCGTGGAGGAGATTGGCCGTCAGGGCCACCCGTGCGTCACCGTGACGGCGGGGGAAACCTTCCAGCGGCTGGATGCGCGGCGCTTCGCGGTGAATCCGAAGCGGCCGGAGGACATGGAGCGCCTGCTGCGTGAGCTGCCGGCGCTGCCGGCCGGGCATGAGGGCCGTGCCGTCTACCTGTGGGGCCTCGATGCGGTGCTCGACGAGCAGACGGGCACGCCAGAGTCCTCCGTGGCCGCGCTGCATTTGGTGAAGGCACTCATGGGCTCACCTGGCCGCGCGCGGCTCTGGGTGGTGACCCGGGGCGCCCAGGTGACGGGAGTGGGGGCCGAGCGGGTGTCGTTGGCTCAGGCGCCGCTGTGGGGCATGGGCCGGAGTGTGTCTCTGGAGCAGCCGGGTGTTTGGGGCGGCCTCATTGACTTGGATCCGGGCGGGGCTCCCGGGGAGCCCGCTGAGGTCCTTCGCGAGCTCTCCGCGTTCGGCGGGGATGGTGAAGATCAGCTCGCGCTCCGCGAGAAGCGTCCGCTGGTACCTCGCATCACCCGTGCCCGGGTGAACGCGCCTGCGGAGCCGCTGCGCTTGCGCCCGGATGCGGCCTACCTCGTGACGGGCGGGCTGGGAGGACTGGGCCTGAAGGTGGCGAAGTGGCTGGTGGAGCGGGGCGCGCGGCACCTCGTGCTGCTGGGCCGGAGTGGAGCCTCCGGCGCCGGGGATGCGGCTTCGGCTCGGCGCCGCGAGGGGCTCGAGTCGCTTCGGGCACTCGGCGCGTCCGTCACCACGCTGGCCGCCGATGTGGCGGATCGCGAGAAGATGGCGGCGCTCTTGCGCGAGACAGCCGCGACGCTTCCCCCATTGCGAGGGGTGATCCACGCCGCCGCGCTGCTGACGGAGAGCCGCTTGGAGGATCTGGACCTTGCGGCGATGACGGCCATGATGCGCCCCAAGGTGCTCGGCACCTGGGTGCTTCACGAGTTGACGCGCGAGTTCGAGCTCGACTTCTTCGTCATGTTCTCGTCGACGTCGACCCTGTGGGGTGCCTCTGGGTTGGCACACTACGCGGCAGGCAACCAGTTCCTAGAGGCACTCGCGCACCACCGCAGGGCCATGGGGCTGCCCGCGGCCACCATCCACTGGGGAACGTGGGACGAGATCGGTGGCGAGCGGGCTGACAGCGAGCGGGGTTTCGCGCGCTTCGGACTGAACCCCATGTCCTCGGAGCGGGCGCTCGAGGCGATGGGCCAGGTCCTGCGGGCGGGAGTGAGCCACAAGACGGTCGCGTCCGTGAACTGGACGGTGTTGAAGCCGATCTGGGAGGCGCGCCGGAGCCGTCCCTTCCTGCGAAATGTGGGCGAGTCCTCGCCGATGCTGGGAGCAGCGTCCTCGCGGGCACGGCTGCTCACGGAACTCAAGGCACTTCCACCAGCCCGCCGCTTCGACACGCTGGTGCAGCGTATC